The region TGCTCTGTTTCCTAACTTTAACTATACATTAACCCATACTTTAGTTGCCAGTTAATCAGTGTATGTGTTATGGCTACGTCCAGTATGAACGCTCTGtctgataaactgaatatatgtGTAATACGGCATTGCATCTCCcccaaaacatacagtagatgttaATTCAAAGCTGTTGTATATGACCATAATCTGTAGACGATATGATTGTAATATACAAGGGCTACTTGTTAGCACTTTTTCTATCTGTATGATAACGGTTTATGTTTTAAGAACTAGTGTCTCACTGGGAAGCTTTACTCTCATTTCTGAAGCAGCAGCGGCACAGACGTTGCTCTCGCCCCCGTCCTCGTCACCACTTCACAGGCTATTCAATTAGCAGAAGAGGCATGGGAGATGCAGCCATAATGGAGCTGATGAGATGCACAAGGACAGGTGACACTAATCAGAGCGGCGCCCCATTGTCTCTGTGTGGGCATCATTAAGGAAAGAGAGTgatttcaggcttttttttctcttggagCCTGAACACACTCATGCAAGCTGCGTGCGTTCTCTTCCTTATCATCAATTTGCAACATGTGAGAATATATCCACTGAATAAAGTAAGAGTGTAAGGGTTTGACATAGAGGAAAACAAGAATGTTTGACACCTTGAAAATAGGTTTTAAAGTGTAAGATCTCATAAACGCCACACTGATAAACTGATGTGATATCTCAAATGGCTGTTAGACACATTGTAATACCCAAAGGATTTACTCTCACCCTCTATTCTGTAAACTCATTCTGTTGAAGGTTTAGAAAAAGCAGAGACATCCACTCTTCACCACATCcactttcctctcctccacttGACTGGGTGAGGCTGCTGATGAAGCGTGACCTGCCGCTGCTGAAGCTGCCTCAGACTGATCCCAGGGGCCCAGGCTTGTTCTGTCCTCTTTACAACCTCTGGCCTGGACTGTGAAGGAGCTCTGCTCGGCCTGCCGGTAACGGCTGCTGAGGTAACTGGACAGACACCTGAGAAAACACCAGAGAAGTACAAACATTAAGAACAGACAGAGACCCAAGCTCTGACTACTTCATCCCACATATTTCTGTCACACAGAGTCCAATTAGCTACATTCACACTTCGGCTCATCCCAAATAACTTtgttaatataataacataatccTAATCCCATTATTAAGTCCCTCTTCACCCATTAACTCAGAGTATGTGAGAACCTCCTGTGGAATCCGGGGTGCTGGAGCCTCCTGACAACATGTGAACATACAGTCCAGTGACACCTTGTCTCTCCAAAGACTTTTGTGTTCAGTGTTCACAAAATATTCAAGAATTGATGCAgaggttaaatattgaaaaagtaaatTATACCCATCTTGCTTTAAGCCGCCAttgactttttcagtattttaccAAGAACACAATCTCTCTctaacattaaagctgcagctgtgtttggCCACTAAGGGGCAACATGACAAGCTATACACACAATATTGACATATAATCACAAGTTAATATGGCAAACGAGTTAGtgaacagttgcctatttacgcTAGTTAATAGTCACTACCTTTTAgatctgtttttggtctccaccacctcctAAGAGAAAAATCTACTGCTTTAGCCACTGAATGCTCCATTTTGTCCACCAGCtaatcactaactttgtctgtctgctgggcaggtagtgaacagtgggtttatcagagctttttgctGCCTGCTGTGTCTGGAAAAGACAGAGATGAGAGCAGTAAGATTTAAAGAATGAAATTGTGGGTTTTACAACCAGagcaatgagctaaaagatgctaaaaagctccatagagctgagagAAACTGTGGAGTCTTGTGATAATCCTCtttgggttcatcactatgagtgactcctttcacattaaacaaagacatttcATCCATCCAATATTGGTTAAAGAGCAGCTTTAACAGCTTTGAATTGCCTGAACATACACCATCAAATATTGATCATGCTTCAGTTTCTAGAAGCAGATTTGACAGGAAAACTAATTAAATAGGTTGACACTGAACATCTGAAGAACAGATACGTTCAATTTAAATGTTTCCTCATGTTGATAAAAGCATAATCCATAGGACATTACCTTTCttacaaaacacatttgctATTCAAATgagttgtatatgaatgtaattctAAGGAGGCAAAGCTGTTAAAGTATACAGTATCACTGCCAAAGGCTGCAAGTATCTCTAATAATTTCCACCAAGTCATGCTGTGGGCTATGTTTAAGACATAATGAGCAAATGTGCATACATTCTGTTCTAAAAGATCTGAAAGTTTTAcactaaaaatataaataaatattatgcaAATCATAAAACTGTAACAAACCTAACAAAAGGTACAGTGTTTCAGCTTATTTTCTGacacaaaaagcatgttttagTCTCTGGAGAAGGTTAAATGCTTCATGTTGGTGCATACTAACTATCATTGCAATGAGTTGCTAGTTGACCTGAGGTTCATGTGACTGATGTGGGAGCTAATCATGACAGCTTGTCTCCAAGGTGGTTGGATGGCCTCATACTGTATCATTTCCTATCATCAGTAGCCACTTAATATCAAGACATCCACCTTTCAGTACTGCCTGGAAATCTGATTGGGCACCTGAGGAATCAAGGCCGTTTTTTTCCACTTGTGCTTTTCCAACTTTAACTGGATGTGTAAAGCTGGTATAGCAGCAccttaatacattttaattcaacAGTTTAACAATTTCAGGAACTGTTTGGCACAAAGTAATACATTGGACTGCAAACAGAAAGTCACTCACCCAGCAAATAGACTGAATGCATAACCTCAGTCCACATCGTAATTGGCTGCTGAGGCAAATCAATACCTCAGATCAGAAATGAAGCATTCTGCTTGTTTACAACATCTATCATTTGCTCTTATCAAGTGTGATCAGAGCAATTTTCCCTCCCTTAATATAGGTTTGATGGGACAAAAAAAAGCTCAATTCTCAGAGAATtgggaaacacattttttgtgcTTCGTGGTAACTAAACTGTCAACAGATAAGAGAATCCATAGTATCAACTTGTGGGTAATTCATCTTACAATTGTGCCCTTGTGTTTTCCTTTTGGAGCAGCTTGGAAATATGGTTTGAGGCCTTTGCTCAAATGTCACAGCAAATGTCTCGtccaaagaaaaatgtaaagcAGAATGTAAAATGTGTATACTTTAAGCACTGTGCTCTCTGTGTCCCCAAATTCTTTTCACTTATGTGCATAGTACTGTAGCTGCTACTTCAAAAAAGCACATTTGTATCCTTGTGTACACTTATATCTGCAAAAGGGCGATGAGCTACTCGTCCTCCGGCAGCTCTGCAAACTGCTGTAGACAGTAGCGTGAGGTGAGAGAGCAGTGTAGGCCACTTTGTATCATGTCAGCACTAGCGGTTAGACGCGATCTCCACAGTGTCCCTTGTCACCAATCACATCCTTTTAAACCACCCAGGGAGCTCgacaacccccccccacccccccacacacgcacatacacacacacacacactcccttaTCTGTCAATGCTGcttaaataatgtaattaatgaCTTAATTAACATTTCCATAATCTATTTTAATAAATCTAACACGGCATAATGAGAGTTTCTAACCTCCAGGCAATGGCATATAAAAATTCAAAGTGCAGAGCTGCATGGTCAGGGCACTGTCTCAGTGCTGCTGCTCTCGCCATGACAGTAAACGAAGGAGAGGGTGCATATTGTGTGACAGCCTTCTGAGAGGCAGTTCAAGCCTGACAAATGTCATGTGACTTTGTGAATGTGTCCAATAAGAGACCTGCAGCAGGACGAGGAGGGCAGAAAGGATTATTTTGCAGgttcaaaatatttaaatgaagcCAGAGTGCCACTGATGTGGTCGATTGTGAGGAAAAACAAGCCATTCAGTCAACTAAAATAATTCAGCgtgttttctttaattttttttttttttaaattttgtcttACAGCACttgaaagaaaattaagatctttttcttaagtaaaactagcaaaaccacaatgtgaaaatactccagCACTCAGAATTTTTCAACCCTCACCCttactacattatagtgtgttattaactatttattaactgtttataacTGCTTATAAATACTAAATAGGGAAATTTTAAATTAAGTGTTACCCAGAATTCTATTTGAGTATTACCagcaaaatgtcaataaaagtACTAATTATGTAGAATAGCCCAATTCAGAATGTTAAATGGACACCCCAAGGTCCCAAaggattatatttttttatcttatgtGCATAAGATAATAATTTGTCAAGTTACTATCTTGcgcaacaacataaaaatattttaatggtttAAGAGTTTTGTTGCAGGATAAGTCACAAATCATTCTTATTATTGCATGGAGTTTGGTGACCTCATATAAATCCCACCATAGCTTTGCACAACTCCAAACTGAGCAGAGATTTATTTAGCCACAATAACTGAAACACCTGTACATGCAGGACATTTAATCTAGGGTTTGCAGTACATCAGAAGATGCCATGTTTCAACCATTTTAAATGGAAGTAGTCTTGGCCAAGAGGAGAGGTCATCAGGTGGTATCCCACCTTCACAGAGCCTTCGACCCTTATCCACAACACTCTCCAGTTGGTGGCTTCCAGCTGGTGTCCTCCCTCTTGTGACAGAGCCAACAGGAGGCTCTTTCTGCTGCTTCCTCCAACCTTTGGGcagctgtttttctcttgtGGCCCCTCACTCCTACTTTTGTCAGCAGATTCCTTACAGATTGGGCTGGGAATCCACGACATCTCACCTCCACTGCAAACAGCCATGTTGTCAACCCTTTTTCCTGGCAATCCTGGACCAGTTGTTGGTACTTggtcttctttctctctgctgcttcttCACAGACCTCTTCCCACCGAACTGTTAGCTCCACCATGATAATTTTCTTTCCTCTAGGAGACCAGGTGATGACATATAGTTTCAGGGTAGTGGACAGCACTGCTTCTGGGAACTGGAGTTTTCTGCCCATGTTGACCCTCCTCTCCCACCCCTGGGTTAACTGCAAAAGGTTTTGTTTGGCTTGACCCTAAGCAACCAGCCTCTGCCCTCTTTGATTAGGGTGATGGTGTTCGCAGTGGTTTTGTTTTGGCTGGAtgcctctttctccttttctgctCTAGGATGTCTGCAAGTGTTGTCAACACCCTATCATGATGCCATTGGTATCTCCCCTGGGTCAAAGCAGTTTCACACCCTGACAGGATGTGCGCCATGGTTCCTTTCCCTCCACATAGCTTGCAGAGATGATTCTCCCTCACCTCTCACTTGTGCAGGTTGACTGGTGTTGGTAGGGTGTTGTACACTGCTCTGAGCAAGAAGGAAATGCGAAATGGCTCCAGCCTCTACAGTTCAGCCCATCTGATAGCTCTCTTAGGGAGCTCCCACCCTGTCCAGGCACTTTGAGTTCCAAGCTCTATGGAGTTAGCTCTTCCCCTTTCTTCCTCAGTGTTGCAGACTTCATCCTGGATTATGGTTCTCTTCTCCCCAAGGCTAGAATTTAACCACTGCTGGAAAAGTTCCTAGGCCTTCTCTTCCAATGCAAGGGTTTCCAATGATGTCTCTGGTCTGAAGAGCGCATTCTGCCTGGGTGCCTGCAGTGCTGGTGGCCCACTTCCACCCGGATCTTTTTCTTATGCCAGCTTCCCTGACAAGTGGATCTTGGGAATCTCTGTATGTCAAGGAGAGTCTGCACTTGGCAACTTTGTACTCCTCTACTATAGAGGACAGGGTGAGGTGGAGCTGTCCAGATCTTATGTGTAGCTCAATAGGTGTAAAACTTGGGGGTATCCCCAACCGTCTGCGAAGGTGCTTATTGACCTTCCTCTCCACTCCCTTGACTGTTGTCATTGGCACTTCATACACAGTAAGGGGCCTCATAAGTCTCGGAAGCATGCGTTGTTGGTAAAACCAAAACTTGAATTTTCCAGGCAAGCCAGACTTGTTGATCTTTTTCAGCTATTTTTCCACTTGCTTCTCTATGTGGGATATGCTTTTTTGTCTGTCAGAGTGTCATTGTACCATTTTCTAAAGCATTTGATCGGATTCCCTTGTATTGTTGGAATCACTTCCCCTTGAACAAGTAGCTTGAACCTGCTTGTTGGTTTGCCCTTTTtgctctgatcagctgttctctGAGACTGGTTGttagttattttattgtttgggATTTTTATCTCCTTTAgttgtttgattttcttttctcttctgttgGGCTGCTTTTCCAGTTTGACTTTGTGCTCTTTCTTTGACAATGTTCCAAAGCGTTCTTTGGCCAAGTTTAATGGCTGTCAGTGAGTCGACTTTCCTTTCTGCAGTTCATGCTTGAGTATCTTCAAGCACTTTGTCCAGGTCTTTGTCCAATCTGGACCAATCCTTGGCATCACTTATCTTGGGCCACTTGATTCTTTCCTTCACTGGCTTGGGTGGGCTTTCTGGGATGGCACTGGAGGTGATCCTCATGTGTTCTTGGGGAGATGCAGACACTGAGAGGTCTCTAGGACTGTGGTGTGCCTCCTGCCCAGAATTCTCCTGCGTCTCACCTGAATGTAAGTCTGTGTGGCGCGTGTGAATCACTCCTTGTCCACACTTGGACCTGCTCTGATGTATCTTGAGCCCTCTTGCACATCTTTCCGCAATGGCATTTGACTTCACATACCTCCCCTGTCAAGGTTGTTTGTTTTAGCCTTGTCTGTGTCCATGTCCTTGTCCTAGCCATCACTGTTGTGTCCATCCTGGTGAGTCTCTCATCCTCACCCCCCTCTTGGGAGACACTGGGGATATTGctcatttgtcatttctgtaGCTTGCTTGGTGCCCTCTTGCAAGTGCTGCACTGGGGTTGCTGGACCCTGTTGCCCATGCCAGTCTTTCCTGGAGGTCACTGGCTTTCCAGGGAGTTCAGGTTTGTATTATAAATAATGCATCGTATTCTATAGATTAATCTAATGTTTTGTATGTTAAGTCAATGTAATtagtaactatagctgttaaataaatgtagttattTAGAAAGCCCAACATTTTCCCTTTCAAATATAGTAgggtagaagtataaagtaacatgaATTGTAAGTATTTCACATTTGTACAGTTGTTGAGTACATGTAATAAGTTACTTTCTGTCACTGAAAGATACAGAAAAGCAAGTACAAGCACTAATCATAATTCTTTCTTTTGATTAAAGGATACTTTTtcaacaaaactaaaatgtcTAATTTAATTAGGCCTTCACATGGACTCCTGTAACGACtttcataaaaaaatgacattaactGCAATACAGCAAACTAAACGTGCATCTGAAGTGATGTAGCAATGGCAACTGACAACAGgtaacagagaaacagaggctCAGTCACTGGGAGTGTAGCAAAATcctttaacccccccccccctccctgcaTTAGACATGACATGACCACATGTTACCATTTCACTGAGAGTCAGTGTAAATGCTCACAATAAAAGGTCAACTGtttacttgtttatttttgtcttaaagTCTAGTTTCAAAGATTACCAGGCCATGTGGTCGGTGAGAGACATGAGGGTTGCTCCTTACAAGGACTTCCCCCCTAAGGGTGAAGAGTGACTGAGATGCACCCTGACAGGGGGCAGCAGGAGGCTGGCACATCCCAGGCAGCACAAGCACCATGGGGCATGGGTCTGTGAGGCCCACCGATCCTATAAAGGGCACCCTCCAACCTTCCTATTGTACCAGTAATAATGTAAGTACTATCTGACAGCTAACCTGTGTAATGCAATTGGGCACCTCCATTATCACACAttatattgatttgatttatttatttattgaatgggacagtgtggAGTttattaaagatgcactgcaccagagttagcttaaagCTAATGTGCTAATTTGCCCCCCCCCaagaaaccaaacaaacaaacaaacaaaaaaacacacagaacacaccatacaaaatacaaagctacacacagcacatcacatacactcacaatgtcaattagaaataatgtaatgtaatggtAGGCAtaaagatgtacagtatgtatatgaTCATTTCTGTTCTATATAATATAGTTGTATAGAGACTTTGAAgtttcaataaatatataattggTTATTTTGAATGATTCATACACATTAATAAAGTGTTAGTATATTAACAGTATAACTGTTAGCATGACAACATATTTGAACCTCTTTCAACTCAAACAATGAGCAAATACCTGCAACAAACGTCTGCCAAGAATGTAGCTTGTCTGAAGCTGCTGAAtgtgttgtaaacaaaccaattTCCTGTCATAAAATTACAGCTCATTACTAGCACGGATATGGGCTTAAACAACATAATGATGCAGAAGCACATTACCAGTGCAACCATATTTATTAATTACCAGTTCACTAGCCACATTCCTTGCAAAGGCGGttaatggggggaaaaaaaagttacgAGCCTTGTTGAGTTAATTACAAACAGCCTCTCTTATTTTAGTTGAGACAAATATTGGGGAAAGCACAGATGTAGAacacaaagttttaattttgcTACTGGCACGAAAAGCAGTTTAGGGTGATTGGAGGGTTACATCACTTCTACTACTAACATCATATTTTACAATTAATTCCAAGAAGCAGGGGGGCTTGTCTAAATCCCAGCATTCAGTTGATTAAAGTCAGTTagtaaagtaacattaaaaatgGGGGTTTGTTCTTACTATTAGGAACATACAGTCAAATTATTATGGACTATCATTTCAATATTAATTCTAAGTAATCCAGTAAGCATATATTTTCTAGAAATTTGAAGCCTGCGTGAGTTACTGCATTGGGCAAAAACAGATTACATAACCTGTATTTGTAATCTGATTACAGTATCAGCCATATGTTGCTTTCTAATCACAGAGTAGATATTGTTTATGCCAGGAATCTAATGCATTATTTACAAGTTAGATGCTAATAAAAACAGACTGTTCATTTACTAATGGTTTACAGTACCGCAGGCATCGTTCCAATTAGCAATATCAAAATGGGAAAGAAGACTAAGTGAAAACAAGAGAAGGGGGGGTGTTGGGGGTTGGACAACAACATGTTTTCAGAGATGATTATTTGGATGACACGGGCACTCACTGCATCTTGTTTTGAAActcacataaaaatgaaatgttactTGAAAGTATTGTTTGCATTTGGCAGATGAAAACACATCTGACCAGAATGGGAAGATACATCATCATATTAATCATTCATATTCTGACTGTGTCCACAGTGGAAGATCAGACCAAAGGGACACACATGtctaaaaagtacaaatacacaaGTTAATAAATACtaagtgaaaaatgaaatactCACTTGATCAGGAGGATCTCTGTTAGCAGACCAAAAGAGGCTGCTGCCACTTTAAAGGtgctgggaggaggagggtcgGTGAAGGCGGTCATCATGCAATGAACAAGATAAGGCACCAGTCCCAGCAAAACAAACGCAATGATCAGCACAAGCCACGTCTGCCACTGGACGCTCACCGATCGCCATGGAGATCTCCTCTGAAGCTGGTACTGGATGAGACAAACAAGCAAGCAAGTCTGAGTCCTCATGacttcacacagtcacactgaaAATCCTTAATATTTATCAACATGGTTCTTGTTTTAGATGcataagaaataataaaagctacaaacacattttagcAACATTAGCAGCATGGCTCTGTGGATGACTGTCGGTTGGtgggtccaccactttggtccacgaataacaactattggatggattgctatgaggTTTTGTACAGATATTATTGTCCCCATAGGATGAAGCCtactgattttggtgatcctctgagaTTTCACCTACGCCACCATGAAGTTCACATTTTTGGATTTGAGTGAagtgtctcaacaactattagattgCCAT is a window of Thunnus thynnus chromosome 8, fThuThy2.1, whole genome shotgun sequence DNA encoding:
- the LOC137188274 gene encoding uncharacterized protein isoform X6, whose product is MSNVSECFICRDVELRASDPLRNFCDCKNLLAHHVCLSTWIQRGCGSADRLRCIVCKAKYQLQRRSPWRSVSVQWQTWLVLIIAFVLLGLVPYLVHCMMTAFTDPPPPSTFKVAAASFGLLTEILLIKCLSSYLSSRYRQAEQSSFTVQARGCKEDRTSLGPWDQSEAASAAAGHASSAASPSQVEERKVDVVKSGCLCFF
- the LOC137188274 gene encoding uncharacterized protein isoform X4, whose protein sequence is MLPKTHKLADVSECFICRDVELRASDPLRNFCDCKNLLAHHVCLSTWIQRGCGSADRLRCIVCKAKYQLQRRSPWRSVSVQWQTWLVLIIAFVLLGLVPYLVHCMMTAFTDPPPPSTFKVAAASFGLLTEILLIKCLSSYLSSRYRQAEQSSFTVQARGCKEDRTSLGPWDQSEAASAAAGHASSAASPSQVEERKVDVVKSGCLCFF
- the LOC137188274 gene encoding uncharacterized protein isoform X5, whose translation is MEFPDVSECFICRDVELRASDPLRNFCDCKNLLAHHVCLSTWIQRGCGSADRLRCIVCKAKYQLQRRSPWRSVSVQWQTWLVLIIAFVLLGLVPYLVHCMMTAFTDPPPPSTFKVAAASFGLLTEILLIKCLSSYLSSRYRQAEQSSFTVQARGCKEDRTSLGPWDQSEAASAAAGHASSAASPSQVEERKVDVVKSGCLCFF
- the LOC137188274 gene encoding uncharacterized protein isoform X3, giving the protein MSSEYQPLSSAESCKSLFIDVSECFICRDVELRASDPLRNFCDCKNLLAHHVCLSTWIQRGCGSADRLRCIVCKAKYQLQRRSPWRSVSVQWQTWLVLIIAFVLLGLVPYLVHCMMTAFTDPPPPSTFKVAAASFGLLTEILLIKCLSSYLSSRYRQAEQSSFTVQARGCKEDRTSLGPWDQSEAASAAAGHASSAASPSQVEERKVDVVKSGCLCFF
- the LOC137188274 gene encoding uncharacterized protein isoform X2, producing the protein MTSYSPGEAPQLLLPGSPASRLLFCGIDVSECFICRDVELRASDPLRNFCDCKNLLAHHVCLSTWIQRGCGSADRLRCIVCKAKYQLQRRSPWRSVSVQWQTWLVLIIAFVLLGLVPYLVHCMMTAFTDPPPPSTFKVAAASFGLLTEILLIKCLSSYLSSRYRQAEQSSFTVQARGCKEDRTSLGPWDQSEAASAAAGHASSAASPSQVEERKVDVVKSGCLCFF
- the LOC137188274 gene encoding uncharacterized protein isoform X1, producing the protein MDCKPLSAVTSHTSYQYASFMHLAPDVSDVSECFICRDVELRASDPLRNFCDCKNLLAHHVCLSTWIQRGCGSADRLRCIVCKAKYQLQRRSPWRSVSVQWQTWLVLIIAFVLLGLVPYLVHCMMTAFTDPPPPSTFKVAAASFGLLTEILLIKCLSSYLSSRYRQAEQSSFTVQARGCKEDRTSLGPWDQSEAASAAAGHASSAASPSQVEERKVDVVKSGCLCFF